Within the Mycobacterium gordonae genome, the region GCGACGAGCGCCAATACGGCGACAACGCCGCCGAACTCGACGTCACGCGCCGGCCACGCAACATCTTGACCTTCAGCCACGGCGCACACCACTGCCTCGGGTCGGCGGCGGCGCGGATGCAATCGCGGGTCGCACTGGGCGAATTGCTCAGCCGCTGCCCGGGTTTCGAGGTCGATGCGGCCAACATCGAGTGGTCCGGCGGCCACTACGTCCGGCGTCCGCTCTCGGTTCCGATTCGGGTCCGGACCTGATGGCGGGTGACTGGCTAGGCGATCGACGCAACGAGGTCGCCGCGGACCGGATCCTCGACGCCGCCGAGCAACTCTTCACCGAACACGACCCGGCGTCCGTCGGCATGAATGAAATAGCCAGGGCCGCGGGCTGTTCCCGCGCGACCCTGTACCGGTATTTCGACAGCCGGGAGTCGTTGCGCATTGCCTACGTCCATCGCGAGACCCATCGACTGGGACGTGAGATCCTCGCTTTGATCGAACGCATCAAGGAGCCGAGGGAGCGGCTGGTCGCCGGCATCACGGCCACCTTGCGAATGGTTCGCGAAAACCCAGCGTTGGCAGCATGGTTCGGGTCCACCCGATTGCCGATCGGTGGCGAAATGGCCGGACAGTCGGAGGTGATCACCGCACTGGCATCGGGATTCCTCGCCTCCCTGGGCCCGCCGCCAGGTGACGTGGACGGCGCCATCGAACGCCGCGCGCGGTGGGCGGTGCGGGTGATCGTCTCGATGCTGATGTTCCCCGGCGGCGACGCGGACGACGAGCGGGCGATGATCGACGAGTTTCTGGTCCCGGTCGTGGCACCGGTCTCTACCCGCAATTGATCCTGCGTCGTAAACTGCGCGCAGCAGGCGTACGTGTTTCGGGACGGGTACGACAGAGGCAGGGTTTGTGATGACGAAACCGTTGATCGCTCCGACCAGAGTCTTCCGGGACTACTTGTGCAATTCGTTGGTGTGGAGGGATTTTCTGGTTCAAGGTGGCTTCGTCAACGGCGACA harbors:
- a CDS encoding TetR/AcrR family transcriptional regulator, whose amino-acid sequence is MAGDWLGDRRNEVAADRILDAAEQLFTEHDPASVGMNEIARAAGCSRATLYRYFDSRESLRIAYVHRETHRLGREILALIERIKEPRERLVAGITATLRMVRENPALAAWFGSTRLPIGGEMAGQSEVITALASGFLASLGPPPGDVDGAIERRARWAVRVIVSMLMFPGGDADDERAMIDEFLVPVVAPVSTRN